The DNA window GCAATAAGAGAAGCTTTTATTAAAGAGAAGCTTTTTTAAGAGGCTATGTGAAGCCGCAAATGTATTATTACAAAACGGATAAAGAGTAATTTTGGAACAGTCGATCCTGCGAAAAAAAGACAAAACTTTGACTTTATGGGCTCGGCGATGGGCAGGTTTCAGGATTCCAGCGGCTACAGGTATAGAATTCTACCGTACAATCACACTGCTTCCCTATTTCTAGATAGTGTTTGGGGTGTTGCTCACTATATTTACGGAGGCAAACGGGAATGGTGCTAAGCCTTACATCGTTTATATTAATAAACAGCATCCAAGAAAATCTACCTGCAATTGCCCTTTTGTGAATGGCAGACGTGTGATTTGTAAGCATATGCTGGCACTGTTATTCACCATAGCGCCGGAAACCGTTCAAAATTTCCTCAAAGAAGTTGAGAAATATGAAGCAGAGGAAAACAAGAGGAGGCAACTGCATTATGTTGGAATGAAAGCGTATGTAAAGAGTCTTTCAAAATCAGAACATCAGGAACAGCTACTAATAGCTGAATTTCAGCCAGAAAGGAGCCGCTTATGGAATACCTTGCGCATATCAGCGAAGATAAAAATCGGGAGCAAAGCATAAAAAATCATTTAGAGGGAACGGCCCTCCTGGCAGAGAAGTTTGCAAATGAGTTCGGTTATGGAGACTGGGGCTATTTCTGCGGGAAGCTCCACGACATCGGGAAATATTCGGCTAAATTTCAGAGGCGTATCAAAGGCAGCGGCGAGACAGCAGATCATGCTACGGCGGGAGCACAACTATGCCTGCAATTGGGCAAACAAAAAGGCGGTTTCTATGTCGCCCCTGCGTACTGTATTGCTGGCCATCACGCCGGCCTTCCGGACACGGGAACGAGCGCGGATACGGGAGAAAGAGGAACCTTCCTGGGCAGGATGAAGAAGAAAATAGAAGACTATGGGGCATATCAAGAGGAGATATCAGTACCTCCTCTTTCACCCCCTGTTTTTACGAGGGATGGGAAGACAGATCCTACCTTTACCATGAGCTTTCTCATCCGCATGCTGTATTCCTGCCTCGTGGATGCCGATTATCTTGATACAGAGGACTTCATGAAGGACGGCGGTACAGGCCGGATGGCGGGAGAATGTATCCCGGTACTTTTGGAGAAGTTGAATCGCCATATCGAGAAATGGGTTGTAAATGAAGAAAAGGATACGATCAACGGGCGAAGGACGGAGATACTTAAATACTGTATCGAGCAGGGAAAGAAAGAGAAGGGGCTGTTTCGCCTGACCGTTCCGACCGGGGGTGGAAAGACGGTGGCGTCTCTGGCATTTGCCCTGAACCATGCGGCGGAGCATGGGATGAAGCGTGTCATCTACGTGATTCCGTATACCAGCATCATCGAGCAGAACGCAAATGTATTCAGCGATATTCTGGGGAAAGAAAATGTTCTGGAACATCATAGCGGTATTGATTATGAAAGCACGGAGGAACTGAAGCCAAAGCAGCTGGCGACGGAAAACTGGGATCTGCCTGTCATTGTGACGACGAATGTCCAGTTCTTCGAGTCTCTATTTTCCAATAAATCTTCGAAATGCAGAAAATTACATAACATTGCGAACAGCGTTATTATCTTTGACGAGGCGCAGATGCTTCCGAATGATTATCTATTACCGTGTATTGCCGCAATGGAGGAGTTGATCCGGCACTATGAGAGCAGCATTGTGCTGTGTACGGCGACTCAGCCATCTTTGAAACCATTCTTTCCAGAGGATTTGCATTATACGGAGCTGTGTCCGCGCATGGAAGAACAGTTTCGCTTTTTCAAGAGAGCCAGCTTTAAAAATTTAGGAAAAATACCGGAGGACGAGCTCTTAGAAAGGCTGAGAACGGAAGAACAGGCGCTGTGTATTTTGAATACAAAAAATAACGTACAAAAGCTGTATGAGAAAATCAAGGGGGAGGGAGTCTATCACCTTTCAACCTTCATGTATCCCAATCACCGCCAGAATCGCCTGAAAGATATACGGGAGAGATTAGAGAAAGGAAAAAAATGTATTGTCATTGCCACCAGTCTGGTGGAGGCCGGCGTGGATCTGGATTTTCAGAGCGTCTACAGGGAACTGGCCGGCGTGGATTCCATGATACAGGCGGCAGGCCGGTGCAACAGAGAGGGGAACCGGCCTGCCCAGACCAGCTTTGCCTATTATTTTCAGTTGGAAGAGTCCAGAAAGATTCCAGGACAGGAACTGCAGATCGAAACGGCAAGACAGGTAATCCGAAATCATGAAGACATAGCTTCCCTCGAGGCGGTTCAGGATTATTTTACCAGATTATATCGTTTTAAAGGATCTGCCCTGGACAAAAAGAATATTTTAGATGAATTCCAAAAAGGCCGGTTTGCTTTTTCCACGGTCGGAAGAGAATTTAAACTGATCGAGCAGAATACAAAAACAATTTTGATTCCGATCGAAGAACGTGCCAAAGAAATTGCGGAGGAATTGAGGTTGAAAGGGGTGTCAAAAAAATTAATCCGGGAGGCGGGACAATATTGCGTTAATATTTATGATAATCTTTTTCAAAAATTGTATGGCGCCGGGATGGTTGTTGGGGTATCGGAGGAGTTGAAAGAAGAGTTTTTTGTTTTAAAGGACTGTGGGAATTATTCGGAAGAGACTGGCTTGCAGATTCATGTGGAGCTGGGGACGGGGGTGTGGTTGTAAAATGTCAGCGAGAGCCAGGTTCATTCTGGCTCTCGCTGTGGATTGAAAAATTACACTAAGCTTGCGAAATACGACGGTGATAAAAATAAAGAAGAGTTTACTTCTCTTGTGTTGAGAAGTATTCCCTTCTTTACTCATAACATTATTGTTTCTACCCACAGGTTTTATCCTGACAAATATAGTATAACATATAAAAAACAATATTTCAATAAAGTTAATTGTAAATAGAAAGGAAATGTGATGCTTTTTATTGAATGTCTTGGTAAATTATGATATATTGGTTTCAGAGAACAATCGTCCACAGGAGTGTTGATCTATATTACATAGAATGGGGGTGGTGTTCATGAAGAACGAATTTAGCTTTGGTGATTTGATGCAATTTGGATTATTTTTGCTGGCACTACTGACATTTATTTATCTGATTATTCAGTAGTGCCATGTAGAAAAACCACCCTTGAAACTTTGCCAGGTGTCAGAGCGGTGTTTTCTACCTTCTTCATGGGTTAGACCACTTGTGGACGATAGTTCTTTTTATGTTTACATCGTAACAGATTTCAAAAATTTATTCAAGAATTTTTTAGCCTGTAGTTTTACCTTACCTATATCATAAATTTGTAAGTATATGTATAGTTGAAAAGCAACAATTCTTTATTTGTTGAGAGGTTATATCACAATTATTTAGATATAAATGACAATGTATGTACTACCACATAATCAAAAAACAAGTAGAAAATGAGTTTATATTAAGCAATATAGAATTACGTATTGTTAATATACAAAATGCAAGATACAACAGAAGGGAGAGAAAGCGATGAGTGTGGGAGTCAGAGTGAAAGTCTGGGGTGATTATGCACTTTTTTCCCGCCCAGAGATGAAAGTGGAACGTTGCAGCTATGATATCATGACGCCGTCTGCCGCCCGGGGAATTCTGGAGGCCATCTACTGGCATCCGGGCTTGGCGTGGAGAATCGACCGCATTCACGTCATGAAACCGATTCAGTTCACCTCTATCCGACGGAATGAGGTCAAGAGCAAGGTTTCGGCGAGCAATGCGCTTTCTGTCTATAACGGGGCTAAAAAGGAATTGTTCATCAGCAGCAAAGAGGAGATTGTCCAGAGAGCTTCGCTGCTTTTAAAGGACGTGGAGTATGTCATAGAGGCTCATTTTGAAATGACGGATCGAGCAAATGACAGTGACAATCCGGGAAAGTTTAAGGACATTATCACGAGGCGGCTAAAGCGGGGAGAATGTTACCATACACCCTATTTTGGCTGCCGGGAATTTCCGGTCAATTTCTGTCTCTATGATGATGAGATTCATGGAGCCTATGAGGTAGTGGAAGAAAAGGATCTGGGATTTATGCTCTTCGACATGGATTACTCAAATCCAGAGGATATACAGCCGATGTTCTTTCGGGCTGTCATGCGCCGGGGTGTTGTGGATTTGAGGGACTGCGAGGTGATTCGATGATACTGCAGGCGTTGGTAAAGCACTATGAGACTTTAGCGGAGCAGGGAAAAGTGTCGAGACAGGGGTGGTGTCGGGCAAAGGTGACCTATGCGCTGGACATCGACGCAGAAGGCAGACTGCTGGGGCTGATTCCACTCAAGCAGGAAGAGGAGCGGGGAAAAAAGACGGTCTGGGTGCCGCAGATGATGGAAGTGCCGGAGATGGCGGCCCGTTCTTCAGGAGTATCGGCAAATTTTTTGTGTGATAATTCCAAATATCTACTGGGGATCGATAAGGATGGAAGCGGCAAACGCGTTTTAGAATGTTTTCAGGCAGCTAGAGAAAAGCATGAGTCCATTCTTGAACAAGTACAGAGCAAGGCCGCTGTGGCGGTGAAAAATTTCTTTAAGAATTGGGATCCCATGAAAGCGAAGGAAAATCCGGAACTGCTTGAGAATTGGGAAGACATTACGGCTGGCGGAAATCTGATTTTTTATGTGGAAACGCAGTACGCGCAGGAAGATCCGGATATACGTGATGCCTGGGATGAAGCTCTTTTGGCAGCTGGAAACGAGAACCAAGCAATTTGCCTTGTGACCGGAAAGAAGGCGGAGATTTCCCGGATTCATACTGTGATTCGGGGGGTTCAGGGCGCACAGTCCAGCGGGGCGGCATTGGTGTCTTTCAACGCACCATCCTTTGAGTCCTATGGAAAAGAGCAGAGTTTTAACGCACCAGTCGGGAAATATGCGATGTTTGCCTATACGACGGCGCTAGGTTACTTGCTCTCTCAGAGAAAATACATCTTTATGCTGGGAGATACGACGATTCTCTTTTGGGCGGAGGATGGCGAGGAGCTCTATCAGGATCTATTTCTGGGGGCAATGGAGCCGACGGACGACAACCAGGAGGCACTGAGGGGGATTTTTTCCAACCTGCAGGCCGGGCGGGGGATTGATGTAGACGGAATCCAGATCAATCCGGAGCAGAAATTCTACATACTGGGGCTGGCCCCCAATGCGGCGCGGCTGTCGGTCAGGTTCTTTTACGAGAATCACTTTGGAACAATTTTGTCCAATATCAAAAAGCACTATGAACAGATGGAAATCATTAGGCCGTCCTGGGACAAAATTGAATTTCCGGGTGCCTGGAGGGTGCTTTTCGAGACCGTAAACCAGAAATCCAAGGAAAAGAAACCGCAGCCCAACATGGCGGCATCGGTGTTTGAATCGATTTTGTCTGGGAAAAAGTACCCGGAAAGCTTATACAGCAATGTGCTGATACGGATTCGCGCGGAACAGGGGAGAATCACCCGTGGGCGCGCGGCGATTATAAAGGCCTGTTTGATTCGGAATCACGGAAAACAATGGACAGAGGAGGGGTGCTTTGTGGGATTAAATGAACAATGTAAGGATGTGGCTTATGTATTGGGGAGGGAATTTGCTGTGCTGGAGGCCATTCAGGAGGACGCCAATCCTGGAATCAATGCGACGATTAAAGATCGGTATTTTAACTCGGCCTGTGCGGCGCCGGCGTCGGTATTTCCTATTTTGTTGAAGCTGAAAAACAGTCATATCCGAAAATTGGAGACCGGGAAACGGATTTTTTATGAAAAAATGCTAACCGGACTCGAGGGGATGATCGAGGTGGAAGAGGAATGTCCTTTAGCCTTTCCGCGGAGATTGTCCTTGGAAGAACAGGGGATGTTTATATTGGGATATTACCATCAGGTTCAGAAGCGTTTCGAGAAAAAGGAGGAGAAGTAATGGGTGAAGTGATTAAAAACAGGTACGAATTTGTCGTATTGTTTGATGTGGAAAATGGCAATCCGAACGGAGATCCGGATGCCGGAAATATGCCGAGAATCGATCCAGAGAGCGGATACGGACTGGTGACGGATGTCTGCTTAAAGAGAAAAATCCGTAATTATGTGGAGATTGTGAAAGAAGAGGAGGAAGGATACCAGATCTATATAAAAGAGAATATTCCGTTGAACCGGAGCGACAGCAAGGCATTTGAGTACTTAAAGATTGACGAGTCCAAAACAAAGGATTTAAAGAAAAATGATCCCGAGGCAGACCAGAAAATCAGAGATTTCATGTGTAAGAACTTCTTTGATATCCGGACATTTGGCGCAGTTATGACTACATTTGTAAAGGCTTCTCTAAACTGCGGCCAGGTGAGGGGGCCTGTGCAGTTGGGCTTTGCCCGAAGTATTGACCCAATTGTGAGCCAGGAAGTGACGATCACGCGAGTGGCTATTACAACGGAAAAGGATGCGGGGAATAAGAGTACGGAGATGGGCAGAAAGAATATCGTGCCTTACGGACTCTACCGTGTGGAGGGATATATTTCTGCCAATCTTGCCAGAAAAGTGACCGGCTTTTCGGAGGAGGATCTGGAACTCTTGTGGGAGGCAATTATCAATATGTTCGAACACGATCATTCGGCGGCAAGGGGAAAGATGGCTGTTCGGGAATTAATTGTATTCAAACACAGTAAAGAATTGGGAGATTGTCCTGCTTATAAGTTGTTTGAGGCCGTGGAAGTAAAGAAAAAGGACGAAATTCTCTATCCGAGAAAGTACCAGGACTATGAGGTTACGGTTCACGAAGAGCTGATTCCGGATACGGTGGAGGTAATCAGAAAGATATAAGTAGAATGTGTGGAGGTAAATAGAAAAATATAGTGGAATATAGGGAAGAAGATTATTTGATGATATCCGGTATCCAGCATTTCGTGTTTTGCCGCAGGCAGTGGGCCTTGATTCATATTGAGCAGCAATGGGCGGAAAATGTGCATACAGTTACGGGAGAGTTGATGCACAAAAAAGCGCATGACCCGTATTTGACGGAAAACCGTAAGGAGGTACTCATTGCGAGGGCTCTGCCTGTTTCTTCCCGGACGCTGGGCGCAAGCGGGGAATGCGATGTAGTGGAATTTCATCGGAGTGAAGATGGGGTGCATCTCCACGGGCATCGCGGGTTATACAGCATTTATCCCATTGAATATAAAAAGGGGAAACCTAAGATTTCAGAGGAGGATATTCTGCAGCTTGCTGCCCAGACAATCTGCCTGGAAGAAATGTTTTCCACGGTCATACCGGAAGCAGCTATTTTCTACGGTGAGACACGCCGACGTGAGCTCATAGAGATGACAGATGACCTGAGAGACAGGGTTCGTGATATGTTTCAGGAAATGCATCAGTACTATGAGCGGCGGTACACTCCGAAGGTCAGATGGAGTAAGAGCTGTAACGGCTGTTCCCTGAAAGACATCTGTCTGCCAAAGCTGGGAAAGACCATGCCGGTGGGAGCATATATAAAACAGGCACTGGAGGAAGAAAAATGAAAAAACTGCTGAACACCTTATATGTGACTTCAGAAGACAGTTATCTTTCACTGGACGGTGAAAATATTGTTGTGCTGGATAAGGAACGGGAGATAGGGCGCCTTCCCCTCCATAATCTGGAGGGGATCGTCTCGTTCGGTTACCGTGGAACCAGCCCGGCACTGATGGGAGCGTGTGCGGAGCGCAATATTTCTCTTTGCTTTGTGAGCCCCAGCGGCAGATTTCTGGCACGGGTAACGGGGAGAGTAAAGGGAAATGTAGTGTTGAGAGACAAGCAGTACCGAACGTGTATGGATGAGGCGGCGAGTCTGGAGATTGCAAAAAACTGTATTACTGGAAAGGTACACAATGCGAGGTGGGTGCTGGAGCGCGCTGTCCGGGATCACGGTATGCAGATTGATGCGGAGAAAGTAAAACGGGCCTCTCTTTTCCTTAAGGATGCTGCACTCAGAATCCGCACCAGCGAATCGAAGGACCGCCTGAGGGGCTATGAAGGAGAGGCCGCCAGCGTTTATTTCGGCATATTTGATGAAATGATTCTGCAGCAGAAGAAAGATTTTGCCTTTTCCGGAAGAAACAAGAGGCCGCCGACCGATAATGTAAATGCAATGCTGTCTTTTGTATACACGCTGCTGACAAATAATATTGCAGCCGCGCTGGAAACTGTCGGGCTGGATCCTTATGTGGGCGTCTTCCATACGGAGCGCCCCGGCCGGGTGTCCCTGGCTCTGGATTTGATAGAAGAGCTGCGTCCTGTACTGGCGGATCGTTTTGTTCTGTCTATGGTTAACAAAAAAATTGTTCAGCGGGGGGATTTCCTGAAAAAGGAAAATGGCGCTGTTCTGATGAAGGAGGATGCCAGAAGAAGGTTCCTCACAGAGTGGCAGAACCGGAAAAAGGAAACCCTGACACATCCGTATTTACAGGAAAAGGTTGAGTGGGGGATGGTTCCCTATGTTCAGGCAATGCTGCTTGCGAGACACCTGCGGGGCGATCTGGACGCATATCCGCCATTTTTGTGGAAGTGAGGAGAGAATTTGCTGGTATTGATTACATATGACGTGAATACGGAGACAGCCGGAGGAAAAACGAGACTCAGAAAGGTTGCCAAGCAATGTGTGAACTACGGTCGCCGAGTTCAAAATTCAGTGTTTGAGTGTATCTTGGACAATGCGCAGTGTGTGCTGCTGAAGTCGATTTTGACAGAGATTATAGATGAAGAGGTCGACAGCCTGAGGTTCTATTATCTGGG is part of the [Clostridium] symbiosum genome and encodes:
- the cas5c gene encoding type I-C CRISPR-associated protein Cas5c codes for the protein MSVGVRVKVWGDYALFSRPEMKVERCSYDIMTPSAARGILEAIYWHPGLAWRIDRIHVMKPIQFTSIRRNEVKSKVSASNALSVYNGAKKELFISSKEEIVQRASLLLKDVEYVIEAHFEMTDRANDSDNPGKFKDIITRRLKRGECYHTPYFGCREFPVNFCLYDDEIHGAYEVVEEKDLGFMLFDMDYSNPEDIQPMFFRAVMRRGVVDLRDCEVIR
- the cas4 gene encoding CRISPR-associated protein Cas4, producing the protein MEYREEDYLMISGIQHFVFCRRQWALIHIEQQWAENVHTVTGELMHKKAHDPYLTENRKEVLIARALPVSSRTLGASGECDVVEFHRSEDGVHLHGHRGLYSIYPIEYKKGKPKISEEDILQLAAQTICLEEMFSTVIPEAAIFYGETRRRELIEMTDDLRDRVRDMFQEMHQYYERRYTPKVRWSKSCNGCSLKDICLPKLGKTMPVGAYIKQALEEEK
- the cas2 gene encoding CRISPR-associated endonuclease Cas2, translated to MLVLITYDVNTETAGGKTRLRKVAKQCVNYGRRVQNSVFECILDNAQCVLLKSILTEIIDEEVDSLRFYYLGNKYKTKVEHIGVDKGIAADDTLIL
- the cas3 gene encoding CRISPR-associated helicase Cas3'; this encodes MEYLAHISEDKNREQSIKNHLEGTALLAEKFANEFGYGDWGYFCGKLHDIGKYSAKFQRRIKGSGETADHATAGAQLCLQLGKQKGGFYVAPAYCIAGHHAGLPDTGTSADTGERGTFLGRMKKKIEDYGAYQEEISVPPLSPPVFTRDGKTDPTFTMSFLIRMLYSCLVDADYLDTEDFMKDGGTGRMAGECIPVLLEKLNRHIEKWVVNEEKDTINGRRTEILKYCIEQGKKEKGLFRLTVPTGGGKTVASLAFALNHAAEHGMKRVIYVIPYTSIIEQNANVFSDILGKENVLEHHSGIDYESTEELKPKQLATENWDLPVIVTTNVQFFESLFSNKSSKCRKLHNIANSVIIFDEAQMLPNDYLLPCIAAMEELIRHYESSIVLCTATQPSLKPFFPEDLHYTELCPRMEEQFRFFKRASFKNLGKIPEDELLERLRTEEQALCILNTKNNVQKLYEKIKGEGVYHLSTFMYPNHRQNRLKDIRERLEKGKKCIVIATSLVEAGVDLDFQSVYRELAGVDSMIQAAGRCNREGNRPAQTSFAYYFQLEESRKIPGQELQIETARQVIRNHEDIASLEAVQDYFTRLYRFKGSALDKKNILDEFQKGRFAFSTVGREFKLIEQNTKTILIPIEERAKEIAEELRLKGVSKKLIREAGQYCVNIYDNLFQKLYGAGMVVGVSEELKEEFFVLKDCGNYSEETGLQIHVELGTGVWL
- the cas1c gene encoding type I-C CRISPR-associated endonuclease Cas1c encodes the protein MKKLLNTLYVTSEDSYLSLDGENIVVLDKEREIGRLPLHNLEGIVSFGYRGTSPALMGACAERNISLCFVSPSGRFLARVTGRVKGNVVLRDKQYRTCMDEAASLEIAKNCITGKVHNARWVLERAVRDHGMQIDAEKVKRASLFLKDAALRIRTSESKDRLRGYEGEAASVYFGIFDEMILQQKKDFAFSGRNKRPPTDNVNAMLSFVYTLLTNNIAAALETVGLDPYVGVFHTERPGRVSLALDLIEELRPVLADRFVLSMVNKKIVQRGDFLKKENGAVLMKEDARRRFLTEWQNRKKETLTHPYLQEKVEWGMVPYVQAMLLARHLRGDLDAYPPFLWK
- the cas7c gene encoding type I-C CRISPR-associated protein Cas7/Csd2, which translates into the protein MGEVIKNRYEFVVLFDVENGNPNGDPDAGNMPRIDPESGYGLVTDVCLKRKIRNYVEIVKEEEEGYQIYIKENIPLNRSDSKAFEYLKIDESKTKDLKKNDPEADQKIRDFMCKNFFDIRTFGAVMTTFVKASLNCGQVRGPVQLGFARSIDPIVSQEVTITRVAITTEKDAGNKSTEMGRKNIVPYGLYRVEGYISANLARKVTGFSEEDLELLWEAIINMFEHDHSAARGKMAVRELIVFKHSKELGDCPAYKLFEAVEVKKKDEILYPRKYQDYEVTVHEELIPDTVEVIRKI
- the cas8c gene encoding type I-C CRISPR-associated protein Cas8c/Csd1, with the translated sequence MILQALVKHYETLAEQGKVSRQGWCRAKVTYALDIDAEGRLLGLIPLKQEEERGKKTVWVPQMMEVPEMAARSSGVSANFLCDNSKYLLGIDKDGSGKRVLECFQAAREKHESILEQVQSKAAVAVKNFFKNWDPMKAKENPELLENWEDITAGGNLIFYVETQYAQEDPDIRDAWDEALLAAGNENQAICLVTGKKAEISRIHTVIRGVQGAQSSGAALVSFNAPSFESYGKEQSFNAPVGKYAMFAYTTALGYLLSQRKYIFMLGDTTILFWAEDGEELYQDLFLGAMEPTDDNQEALRGIFSNLQAGRGIDVDGIQINPEQKFYILGLAPNAARLSVRFFYENHFGTILSNIKKHYEQMEIIRPSWDKIEFPGAWRVLFETVNQKSKEKKPQPNMAASVFESILSGKKYPESLYSNVLIRIRAEQGRITRGRAAIIKACLIRNHGKQWTEEGCFVGLNEQCKDVAYVLGREFAVLEAIQEDANPGINATIKDRYFNSACAAPASVFPILLKLKNSHIRKLETGKRIFYEKMLTGLEGMIEVEEECPLAFPRRLSLEEQGMFILGYYHQVQKRFEKKEEK